One segment of Halococcus salsus DNA contains the following:
- a CDS encoding M28 family peptidase, translating into MTDWIGETFTSRTGWDHLETLVDIENGNRMAGSEGERRAAEATRDALAEVGARNARLDEFGIQGWTRGESGVVVDGLEHDSIALPRSPSDEATGEFVDLGYGLPADFENRDIEGRVVMAASDVPDHHDRFIHRTEKYHRAVAGGAAAFVFRNHVPGQLPPTGSVSGADGPIGEIPAVGVSKEVGLRLGRRFAGEAHASDRSSGRSPRDGEPATVRVEADVHDATSRNVHAELGPETETRLLVTSHVDAHDIAEGAGDNGAGTAMVVELARALAGREDELGCTVEFVAFGAEEVGLRGSEYMAENANSEAIKAILNLDGVVNGRTLSFVTHGFDELGAAAERVGERFDHPVEVVPKQGPHSDHWPFVRWGVPGYHVGSDTGPDRGWGHTEADTLDKLESRTFREQAVLLTALTVDLASDDFSVAHKESEEIAAALEAEDEAPGMKVTGDWPY; encoded by the coding sequence ATGACGGACTGGATCGGCGAGACGTTCACCAGTCGGACGGGATGGGACCACCTCGAAACCCTGGTCGACATCGAGAACGGGAACCGAATGGCGGGTAGCGAGGGCGAGCGCCGCGCCGCCGAGGCGACCCGCGACGCGCTCGCCGAGGTCGGCGCACGAAACGCGCGCCTCGACGAGTTCGGGATTCAGGGCTGGACGCGCGGCGAGAGCGGCGTCGTCGTGGACGGGCTCGAACACGACTCGATCGCGCTCCCGCGAAGCCCGAGCGACGAGGCCACCGGCGAGTTCGTCGACCTGGGCTACGGGCTGCCCGCGGATTTCGAGAACCGTGACATCGAGGGACGGGTCGTGATGGCCGCCAGCGACGTGCCCGACCACCACGACCGGTTCATCCATCGCACCGAGAAGTACCACCGCGCGGTCGCGGGCGGCGCGGCGGCGTTCGTCTTCCGGAACCACGTCCCCGGCCAGCTTCCACCCACGGGTAGCGTGAGCGGTGCGGACGGCCCGATCGGCGAGATCCCCGCCGTCGGCGTCTCGAAGGAGGTCGGGCTCCGGCTTGGACGACGGTTCGCCGGCGAGGCGCACGCCTCGGACCGATCGAGCGGGCGAAGTCCGCGAGACGGCGAACCGGCGACGGTTCGGGTCGAGGCCGACGTTCACGACGCCACCAGTCGGAACGTCCACGCCGAACTCGGTCCGGAGACCGAGACCCGACTCCTCGTGACGAGCCACGTCGACGCCCACGACATCGCCGAGGGGGCGGGCGACAACGGTGCGGGCACGGCGATGGTGGTCGAACTCGCCCGCGCGCTCGCCGGGCGCGAGGACGAGCTCGGTTGTACCGTGGAGTTCGTGGCGTTCGGGGCCGAGGAAGTCGGTCTTCGTGGGTCGGAGTACATGGCCGAAAACGCGAATTCCGAAGCGATCAAAGCCATCCTCAACCTCGACGGGGTCGTCAACGGTCGGACGCTCTCGTTCGTTACCCACGGCTTCGACGAGCTGGGTGCGGCCGCCGAACGCGTCGGCGAGCGGTTCGACCACCCCGTCGAGGTCGTCCCGAAACAGGGTCCCCACAGCGACCACTGGCCGTTCGTCCGCTGGGGCGTGCCGGGCTACCACGTCGGGAGCGACACCGGCCCGGACCGCGGTTGGGGCCACACCGAGGCCGACACCCTCGACAAACTCGAATCCAGAACCTTCCGCGAGCAGGCGGTCCTCCTCACCGCCCTCACTGTGGACCTCGCGAGCGACGACTTCTCGGTGGCTCACAAAGAGTCCGAAGAGATCGCGGCGGCGCTCGAAGCCGAGGACGAGGCCCCGGGCATGAAGGTCACCGGCGACTGGCCGTACTGA
- a CDS encoding V-type ATP synthase subunit D, with the protein MANDVKPTRKELMGIEDRIDLSERGHDTLEQKRDGLIMEFMDILDEAQDVRSGMGDDYEQAQAKIDMARAVEGDVAVRGAAAALEDHPEITIQSKNIMGVVVPQIESSKVKKPLDQRGYGVLGTSAYIDEAADAYEDLIDSIVLAAEVETAMKKMLNEIETTKRRVNALEFKLLPELRESQEYIEQKLEEQEREEIFRMKKVKDKKEDQEREARKESEAESAEPPEGEVAATS; encoded by the coding sequence ATGGCCAACGACGTCAAACCGACCCGCAAGGAGCTGATGGGGATCGAGGACCGCATCGACCTCTCCGAGCGGGGTCACGACACGCTCGAACAGAAGCGTGACGGCCTCATCATGGAGTTCATGGACATCCTCGACGAGGCTCAGGACGTGCGCTCGGGGATGGGCGACGACTACGAGCAGGCCCAGGCGAAGATCGACATGGCCCGGGCGGTCGAGGGCGACGTCGCGGTCCGCGGCGCGGCCGCGGCCCTCGAGGACCACCCCGAGATCACGATCCAATCGAAGAACATCATGGGCGTCGTAGTGCCCCAGATCGAGTCCTCGAAGGTCAAGAAGCCGCTCGACCAGCGGGGCTACGGCGTGCTCGGGACGAGCGCCTACATCGACGAGGCCGCCGACGCCTACGAGGACCTCATCGACTCGATCGTGCTCGCCGCCGAGGTCGAGACCGCGATGAAGAAGATGCTGAACGAGATCGAGACCACCAAACGCCGGGTCAACGCCCTCGAATTCAAGCTCCTGCCCGAACTCCGGGAGTCCCAGGAGTACATCGAGCAGAAGCTCGAAGAACAGGAACGCGAGGAGATCTTCCGGATGAAGAAGGTCAAGGACAAGAAAGAGGACCAGGAGCGCGAGGCCCGCAAGGAGTCCGAGGCCGAATCCGCCGAGCCGCCCGAAGGCGAAGTCGCGGCTACCTCATAG
- a CDS encoding V-type ATP synthase subunit B → MKEYRTIEEISGPLVFVEIDEPVGYDEIVEIELPDGERKRGQVLESSEDFVSIQVFEGTGSINRDASVRFLGETMTMPVTEDLLGRVLDGSGRPIDDGPEIVPDSRESIVGSAINPTAREYPEEFIQTGVSAIDGMNTLVRGQKLPIFSASGLPHNELALQIARQATVPEEDEANEDGEGSEFAVVFCAMGITAEESNEFLADFEHTGALERSVVFSNLADDPAVERQITPRLALTTAEYLAFEQDYHVLVILTDMTNYCEALREIGAAREEVPGRRGYPGYMYTDLAQLYERAGRIRGRDGSVTQIPILTMPSEDETHPIPDLTGYITEGQIMLDGDLNSQGVEPPVNVLPSLSRLMDDGIGEGLTREDHGDVSDQLYAAYAEGEDLRDLVNIVGREALSERDNQYLDLADRFEAEFVDQGYDTNRDVEETLDIGWELLSALPKQELNRIDEEYIERYYNEDADDAQESEESSGAEAEA, encoded by the coding sequence ATGAAGGAATACCGAACGATCGAGGAGATAAGCGGGCCGCTGGTGTTCGTCGAGATCGACGAGCCGGTCGGCTACGACGAGATCGTGGAGATCGAACTCCCCGACGGGGAGCGAAAGCGCGGCCAGGTGCTCGAATCCTCGGAGGACTTCGTGTCGATCCAGGTCTTCGAGGGCACCGGCAGCATCAACCGGGACGCCTCGGTGCGCTTCCTCGGCGAGACCATGACGATGCCCGTCACCGAGGACCTCCTCGGGCGGGTGCTCGACGGCTCGGGCCGACCGATCGACGACGGCCCGGAGATCGTCCCCGACAGCCGCGAGAGCATCGTCGGGTCGGCGATCAACCCCACGGCCCGAGAGTACCCCGAGGAGTTCATCCAGACGGGTGTCTCGGCGATCGACGGCATGAACACCCTCGTGCGGGGCCAGAAACTGCCGATCTTCTCGGCTTCGGGGCTGCCGCACAACGAACTCGCCCTCCAGATCGCGCGCCAGGCGACGGTGCCGGAAGAGGACGAGGCCAACGAGGACGGCGAGGGCAGCGAGTTCGCGGTGGTCTTCTGTGCGATGGGTATCACCGCCGAGGAGTCAAACGAGTTCCTCGCCGACTTCGAGCACACGGGCGCGCTCGAACGCTCGGTCGTCTTCTCGAACCTCGCGGACGACCCCGCCGTCGAACGCCAGATCACCCCGCGGCTCGCGCTGACGACCGCGGAGTACCTCGCGTTCGAGCAGGACTACCACGTGCTGGTGATCCTGACGGACATGACCAACTACTGTGAGGCGCTCCGGGAGATCGGCGCGGCGCGCGAGGAGGTCCCGGGTCGCCGGGGCTATCCCGGCTACATGTACACCGACCTGGCGCAGCTCTACGAGCGCGCGGGTCGGATCCGCGGTCGTGACGGCTCGGTGACGCAGATCCCGATCCTCACGATGCCGAGCGAGGACGAGACCCACCCGATCCCCGACCTCACGGGCTACATCACCGAGGGACAGATCATGCTCGACGGCGACCTCAACAGTCAGGGCGTCGAGCCGCCGGTGAACGTGCTACCGAGCCTCTCGCGGCTGATGGACGACGGTATCGGCGAGGGGCTGACCCGCGAGGACCACGGCGACGTCTCCGACCAGCTCTACGCAGCCTACGCGGAGGGCGAGGACCTCCGGGACCTGGTGAACATCGTGGGTCGCGAGGCGCTCTCCGAACGCGACAACCAGTACCTCGACCTCGCCGACCGGTTCGAGGCGGAGTTCGTCGACCAGGGCTACGACACCAACCGCGACGTCGAGGAGACCCTCGACATCGGTTGGGAGCTCCTCTCCGCGCTCCCGAAACAGGAGCTCAACCGGATCGACGAGGAGTACATCGAGCGCTACTACAACGAGGACGCCGACGACGCCCAGGAGAGCGAGGAGTCGAGCGGTGCCGAGGCCGAGGCTTAA
- a CDS encoding O-methyltransferase, with amino-acid sequence MTDPLPEAIGRLCRRAAPEPDDVLDEMETTARESGFPTIGPGAGAFYRLCTRLTAASSVFEFGSGFGYSAYWVAPALPPDGRVVLTEHDPDELDMAREFFARGGYDDRAVFEEGDAIETVERYDGPFDLVLVDNEDDRYVEAFEAVREKVAPGGMVLADNVIAAGDQFGPDDLLDALDGDAAPATARHIADYYERVRADPDFETALVPVGEGILASVRL; translated from the coding sequence ATGACGGACCCACTGCCCGAGGCGATCGGTCGCCTCTGCCGACGCGCCGCCCCCGAACCCGACGACGTGCTCGACGAGATGGAGACCACCGCCCGCGAGTCGGGCTTTCCCACCATCGGACCGGGAGCGGGCGCGTTCTATCGCCTGTGTACCCGACTGACGGCCGCCTCGTCGGTCTTCGAGTTCGGCTCCGGCTTCGGCTACTCGGCCTACTGGGTGGCCCCGGCGCTCCCGCCCGACGGCCGGGTCGTCCTCACCGAACACGACCCCGACGAACTCGACATGGCCCGCGAGTTCTTCGCACGCGGCGGCTACGACGACCGCGCGGTCTTCGAGGAGGGCGACGCGATCGAGACCGTCGAGCGGTACGATGGCCCCTTCGACCTGGTACTCGTGGACAACGAGGACGACCGCTACGTCGAGGCGTTCGAGGCGGTTCGCGAGAAGGTGGCTCCTGGCGGGATGGTGCTCGCCGACAACGTCATCGCCGCCGGCGACCAGTTCGGCCCCGACGATCTGCTGGACGCGCTCGATGGCGACGCGGCCCCGGCCACCGCCCGGCACATCGCTGACTACTACGAGCGGGTTCGGGCCGACCCCGACTTCGAGACGGCGCTCGTCCCGGTCGGCGAAGGGATCCTCGCGAGCGTGCGGCTGTAG
- a CDS encoding polyprenyl synthetase family protein, with product MRDVLATWRPVIDTEIERLLPREIDAEYVASFFGEPTYEYDSTAIQRALPDLTWDLLDRGGKRWRAVVCCLLIEGFGADPHDYLPYACIPEILHNGTIIVDDVEDGATMRRGETALHHDFGTDIALNAGNALYFFPLKIVARNPGDLDAETRLALYEMLMHELNRTHLGQGMDIQWHNEREIRMTEAQYLEMCACKTGCLGRIVARLAAILTGQSEEAERHAARYAELMSISFQIGDDILDVETATEDGGAFGKGIGNDVREGKKTLMAIHAARNADPERAARLEAILWADENTDEEVREVIDLLRETDSVAYARECALDIASEARDHLSALDLDEESATQLAAFTRFMVEREA from the coding sequence ATGCGTGACGTGCTCGCGACGTGGCGACCGGTCATCGACACCGAGATCGAGCGGCTGCTCCCGCGCGAGATCGACGCCGAGTACGTCGCTTCCTTCTTCGGCGAGCCGACCTACGAGTACGACTCGACCGCGATCCAGCGCGCCCTCCCCGACCTCACCTGGGACCTCCTCGACCGCGGCGGCAAACGCTGGCGCGCCGTGGTCTGCTGTCTCCTGATCGAGGGGTTCGGCGCGGACCCGCACGACTACCTGCCCTACGCCTGCATCCCCGAGATCCTCCACAACGGAACCATCATCGTCGACGACGTCGAGGACGGCGCGACGATGCGCCGGGGCGAGACCGCGCTCCACCACGACTTCGGCACCGACATCGCGCTCAACGCGGGCAACGCGCTCTACTTCTTCCCGCTCAAGATCGTCGCCCGGAACCCCGGCGACCTCGACGCCGAAACCCGGCTCGCGCTCTACGAGATGCTGATGCACGAGCTCAACCGGACCCACCTCGGGCAGGGGATGGACATCCAGTGGCACAACGAACGCGAGATCCGGATGACCGAGGCCCAGTACCTCGAGATGTGTGCGTGCAAGACCGGCTGTCTCGGCCGGATCGTCGCGCGGCTCGCCGCCATCCTCACCGGGCAGTCCGAGGAAGCCGAGCGCCACGCCGCGCGCTACGCCGAGCTGATGTCCATCTCCTTCCAGATCGGCGACGACATCCTCGACGTCGAGACCGCGACCGAGGACGGCGGCGCGTTCGGCAAGGGGATCGGCAACGACGTCCGCGAGGGGAAGAAGACCCTGATGGCGATCCACGCCGCGCGCAACGCCGACCCCGAACGCGCCGCCCGACTGGAGGCGATCCTCTGGGCCGACGAGAACACCGACGAGGAGGTCCGGGAGGTCATCGACCTCCTCCGCGAGACCGACAGCGTGGCCTACGCCCGCGAGTGTGCGCTCGATATCGCCTCCGAGGCCCGCGACCACCTCTCGGCGCTCGACCTCGACGAGGAGTCCGCGACCCAGCTCGCGGCGTTCACCCGCTTCATGGTCGAACGCGAAGCCTGA
- a CDS encoding ATP synthase subunit A: MSQATDVQTTDDGTIASVSGPVVVATGLGARMNDVVYVGDEGLMGEVIEIEGDRTTIQVYEETSGISPGQPVENTGEPLSVDLGPGMLYSIYDGVQRPLDVLEDRMGAFLDRGVDAPGIDLDEEWEFTPTISEGDELEAGDVVGTVPETESIEHRVMVPPDYEGGEVTNVEEGSFSVTDPIVELDSGEEVTMHQEWPVRETRPTVDKQTPTTPLVTGQRVQDGLFPLAKGGTAAIPGPFGSGKTVTQQSLAKFADADIVIYIGCGERGNEMTEVIDDFPDLEDPNTGKPLMSRTCLIANTSNMPVAARESCVYTGITIAEYYRDMGYDVALMADSTSRWAEAMREISSRLEEMPGEEGYPAYLAARLSAFYERAGYFENINGTEGSISAVGAVSPPGGDFSEPVTQNTLRIVKTFWALDSDLAERRHFPAIDWNESYSLYRDQLDPWFEENVAADWPETRQWVINTLDEEAELQEIVQLVGEDALPDDQRLTLDVARYLREAFLQQNALNPTDAYSSPEKTYRMMEAIQTYSEEAFDALEAGVPVEEITSIDAAPRLNRIGTTEEYGEFIEEIESDVQDQLREKY, from the coding sequence ATGAGTCAAGCAACAGACGTACAAACGACGGACGACGGCACCATCGCCAGCGTGAGCGGTCCCGTGGTTGTCGCCACGGGCCTCGGCGCGCGGATGAACGACGTGGTCTACGTCGGCGACGAGGGGCTGATGGGCGAAGTGATCGAGATCGAAGGGGATCGCACGACGATCCAGGTCTACGAGGAGACCTCGGGGATCTCGCCGGGCCAACCCGTCGAGAACACCGGCGAACCGCTGTCGGTCGACCTCGGTCCCGGGATGCTCTATTCGATCTACGACGGCGTCCAGCGCCCGCTCGACGTGCTCGAAGACCGGATGGGCGCGTTCCTCGATCGAGGTGTGGACGCCCCCGGGATCGACCTCGACGAGGAGTGGGAGTTTACCCCCACCATCAGCGAGGGCGACGAGCTCGAAGCCGGCGACGTCGTGGGAACGGTCCCCGAGACCGAGAGCATCGAACACCGCGTGATGGTGCCGCCCGACTACGAGGGCGGCGAGGTCACGAACGTCGAGGAGGGGTCGTTCTCGGTAACCGACCCGATCGTCGAACTCGACTCGGGCGAGGAGGTCACGATGCACCAGGAGTGGCCGGTGCGCGAGACCCGCCCGACGGTCGACAAGCAGACCCCGACGACGCCGCTCGTCACGGGCCAGCGGGTCCAGGACGGTCTCTTCCCGCTCGCGAAGGGCGGGACGGCGGCGATCCCGGGGCCGTTCGGCAGCGGGAAGACGGTGACCCAGCAGAGCCTCGCGAAGTTCGCCGACGCCGACATCGTGATCTACATCGGCTGTGGCGAGCGGGGCAACGAGATGACGGAAGTGATCGACGACTTCCCGGACCTCGAGGACCCGAACACGGGGAAACCGCTGATGAGCCGAACATGTTTGATCGCGAACACCTCGAACATGCCGGTGGCGGCGCGTGAGTCCTGTGTCTACACCGGGATCACGATCGCCGAGTATTATCGGGATATGGGCTACGACGTCGCGCTGATGGCCGACTCCACCTCGCGGTGGGCGGAGGCGATGCGCGAGATCAGTTCGCGGCTCGAGGAGATGCCCGGCGAGGAGGGCTACCCCGCCTACCTCGCGGCGCGGCTCTCGGCGTTCTACGAACGCGCGGGCTACTTCGAGAACATCAACGGGACCGAAGGCTCGATCTCGGCGGTCGGTGCGGTCAGCCCGCCGGGCGGCGACTTCTCCGAGCCCGTGACCCAGAACACCCTCCGTATCGTGAAGACGTTCTGGGCGCTCGACTCCGACCTCGCCGAGCGCCGGCACTTCCCGGCGATCGACTGGAACGAGTCGTACTCGCTCTATCGGGACCAGCTGGACCCGTGGTTCGAGGAGAACGTCGCGGCCGACTGGCCGGAGACCCGTCAGTGGGTGATCAACACCCTCGACGAGGAGGCCGAACTCCAGGAGATCGTTCAGCTCGTTGGCGAGGACGCGCTGCCGGACGACCAGCGCCTCACGCTCGACGTGGCGCGCTACCTCCGGGAGGCGTTCCTCCAGCAGAACGCGCTCAACCCGACCGACGCCTACTCCTCGCCGGAGAAGACCTACCGGATGATGGAGGCGATCCAGACCTACAGCGAGGAGGCCTTCGACGCGCTCGAAGCGGGCGTCCCGGTCGAGGAGATCACGAGCATCGACGCCGCACCCCGGCTCAATCGGATCGGGACCACCGAGGAGTACGGCGAGTTCATCGAGGAGATCGAGTCCGACGTCCAGGACCAGCTCCGGGAGAAATACTAA
- a CDS encoding acyl-CoA thioesterase: MTGLMETFIQNRTMVQPHHANNLQTAHGGNVLKWMDEVGAMSAARFAGNSCVTAHINQVDFERPIQVGDTALIEAYVYEAGRTSVHVRLKTDREDLRTGERETATESYFVYVAIDDDLKPTSVPELTVDTADGERLHDAAVAGNGSSA, from the coding sequence ATGACCGGCCTGATGGAGACGTTCATCCAGAATCGGACGATGGTCCAACCCCACCACGCCAATAACCTCCAGACCGCCCACGGCGGGAACGTCCTCAAGTGGATGGACGAGGTCGGCGCGATGAGCGCGGCCCGCTTCGCGGGCAACTCCTGCGTGACGGCTCACATCAATCAGGTCGACTTCGAGCGCCCGATCCAGGTCGGCGACACCGCACTCATCGAGGCCTACGTCTACGAGGCGGGCCGAACCAGCGTCCACGTCCGGCTCAAGACCGACCGCGAGGACCTCCGCACCGGCGAACGCGAGACGGCCACCGAATCCTACTTCGTCTACGTCGCCATCGACGACGACCTCAAACCTACGTCCGTGCCGGAGCTCACCGTCGACACCGCAGACGGTGAACGGCTCCACGACGCCGCGGTCGCGGGCAACGGTAGCTCCGCATAA